From a region of the Leishmania braziliensis MHOM/BR/75/M2904 complete genome, chromosome 2 genome:
- a CDS encoding gamma-glutamyl phosphate reductase-like protein, with protein sequence MLRISAPRWLVQNILHDIQAAAESRSVMATSSFAQRRSFLAALSEELHLHREYIIRANQRDCDLFGQQQQQRGTPSVTIPPMLPSTSAALSSQSSASLHGDRTGCSPFLGYPGHRVGDVPAVSVAAGSAAVSTPGANAAGGSGASSPRRQSSLEYVVSTSLVGSQGQRGGGSTAAGGRIAASSTGAGSTLGETAAASQAANTSCTAIPASHSEWRAGALSASLQLVSTATLGHATRTEAGGGGGHLLITPDNHFLISPLRLDKLHTTIEYLLCQPDPIAMPPSCWLRDYAEGDSRSAGDPLRGEDSSDAAPSHNSPPPPSARRPHEDRGRCTRRTGQLEVYELSVPLGMVGILSRFRPRISIDAVAMGLFAGNTVLVDGGVSLYYTNMALVSTVRRALVTAGLPPSAVVCVENYDAAHRSTSEWLQLSGYVDLAVVCGPPKLYQFASQHSTIPLIRATGQFSSIYVDQSASFEVALEVILNSKFQKLGAANAVTTLIVHSDFPRYTELLLALAADGAVLLGDVTAQERVPNCVVELASEEEYQGLAQYGLRDAARTLCIKTVDTLAQALFFIESFGSKQSDCIVATDPEVCATYCRQVDTAVALVNASTRLSSGVPLGCGVDFAISTSKTHHRGPLTVEMMTTRKLVVRSLSTYHGALR encoded by the coding sequence CGGTCTGTCATGGCGACCTCGTCTtttgcgcagcggcgctcttTCCTGGCTGCACTCAGCGAGGAGCTGCATCTCCACCGCGAGTACATTATCCGTGCAAACCAGCGCGACTGCGACCTATtcgggcagcagcagcagcagcgtggcacGCCCTCCGTGACGATACCTCCCATGCTGCCCAGCACGAGCGCAGCTCTGAGTTCGCAGTCATCCGCCTCGCTTCACGGGGACCGTACCGGGTGCTCGCCGTTTCTCGGTTACCCGGGGCATCGCGTAGGCGACGTACCCGCTGTCTCCGTGGCCGCTGGGAGCGCTGCAGTGAGCACACCCGGGGCCAATGCCGCTGGCGGCTCTGGCGCAAGCTCACCACGCCGTCAGAGTTCGCTCGAGTACGTGGTGAGCACGTCCCTGGTTGGAAGCCAAGGCCAACGCGGCGGgggcagcactgctgcgggTGGTCGCATAGCAGCTAGTTCAACAGGTGCTGGTTCTACTCTTGGCGagaccgcagcggcgtcgcaaGCAGCGAACACCTCTTGCACCGCAATCCCTGCCTCACACTCGGAGTGGCGCGCCGGTGCGCTGTCAGCATCTCTGCAGCTGGTATCGACCGCCACTTTGGGCCATGCGACTCGCACGGAGgccggtggtggcggcgggcACCTTCTCATCACCCCTGACAACCACTTCCTCATCtcgcctctgcgcctcgACAAGCTGCACACCACCATTGAGTACTTGCTCTGCCAGCCTGACCCCATTGCCATGCCGCCCTCTTGCTGGTTGCGCGACTACGCTGAGGGGGACAGCAGATCGGCAGGTGATCCACTACGCGGAGAAGACTCCTCCGATGCGGCGCCTAGCCACAACTCACCTCCGCCGCCATCGGCTAGAAGGCCGCACGAGGATCGTGGCCGGTGTACGCGGCGAACGGGTCAGCTCGAGGTCTACGAgctctctgtgcctctgGGCATGGTAGGCATCCTCTCACGGTTTCGCCCGCGCATCAGCATCGATGCAGTTGCCATGGGGCTGTTTGCCGGCAACACTGTCCTCGTGGATGGCGGGGTGTCGCTCTACTACACGAATATGGCGCTTGTGTCAACAGTGCGGCGCGCACTCGTGACCGCTGGCCTGCCACCGAGcgcggtggtgtgcgtgGAGAACTACGACGCGGCCCACCGCAGCACGAGCGAGTGGCTGCAGCTGTCCGGCTACGTCGACCTCGCTGTCGTGTGCGGACCGCCAAAGTTGTACCAGTTTGCTTCTCAGCACTCCACTATCCCGCTAATACGCGCGACTGGGCAGTTCAGCAGCATCTACGTGGACCAGAGCGCCTCCTTCGAGGTGGCGCTAGAGGTGATACTGAACTCAAAGTTCCAGAAGCTAGGCGCCGCCAACGCCGTGACAACGCTCATCGTCCACAGCGACTTTCCACGCTACACAGAGCTGCTGCTAGCCCTTGCCGCTGATGGCGCCGTGCTCCTTGGCGATGTCACCGCCCAGGAGCGCGTGCCGAACTGCGTGGTGGAGCTGGCGAGTGAGGAAGAGTATCAGGGTCTCGCCCAGTATGGCCTGCGAGACGCTGCACGCACGCTTTGCATCAAGACGGTGGACACGCTCGCTCAGGCACTCTTCTTCATTGAGTCCTTCGGCTCCAAGCAGAGCGACTGCATCGTCGCCACCGACCCAGAGGTGTGCGCCACGTACTGCCGGCAGGTTGACACAGCTGTCGCCCTCGTGAACGCCTCCACCCGTCTCTCCAGCGGCGTACCGCTTGGCTGCGGCGTCGACTTCGCCATCTCCACCTCGAAGACTCACCACCGCGGCCCACTGACAGTCGAGATGATGACGACGCGCAAACTTGTCGTGCGCAGTCTCTCTACCTACCACGGCGCTCTGCGTTGA
- a CDS encoding putative mitochondrial carrier protein, with amino-acid sequence MSAKTATPLSERSFADRFARSHAGAATAAGVLEIAFFHPFDTTAKRLMANKGSIMRGSVPDTLANLNEIVFKKHASAGFARKVAYLYPGSLYAVVYKVFQRVYKFAGQPLVRDFLSSNYHDGFKRYFGKAHRVMEDATAGCLIGLGEVILLPLDRLKVLSQTNEAAMQNGLLPLLRQEGVRGMYSGTVVTMCRNAPGSFCLFGGAAFMKGYIFGLSDYHHATVFQNMCASTVGACLSIAVSNPMDVVKTRVQRQTVAERCNAVATAAAMLKEEGVSSFFKGLTPKVIASAPKLIFAYTMTECFFKLMNVSAKH; translated from the coding sequence ATGTCCGCCAAGACAGCGACCCCCCTGTCGGAGCGCAGTTTCGCTGACCGGTTTGCGCGCAGTCAtgccggtgccgccacgGCGGCAGGGGTTCTCGAGATTGCCTTTTTCCACCCGTTCGACACGACGGCGAAGCGGCTGATGGCGAACAAAGGGTCCATCATGCGCGGCTCTGTGCCGGACACGCTCGCCAACCTCAACGAAATCGTCTTTAAGAAGCATGCCAGCGCTGGATTCGCGCGAAAGGTGGCGTACCTCTACCCAGGCTCCCTGTACGCCGTCGTGTACAAGGTGTTTCAGCGCGTGTACAAGTTCGCTGGGCAGCCGCTCGTGCGCGACTTCCTCAGCTCCAATTACCATGACGGGTTCAAGCGGTACTTTGGAAAGGCGCACCGGGTTATGGAAGACGCGACAGCCGGCTGCCTCATTGGCCTTGGGGAGGTCatcctgctgccgctggatCGGCTGAAGGTGTTGAGCCAGACAAACGAGGCCGCCATGCAGAacgggctgctgccgctgttgcgccAGGAGGGCGTCCGCGGGATGTACTCGGGCACCGTCGTGACGATGTGCCGCAACGCCCCCGGCTCCTTCTGCCTGTTTGGTGGCGCGGCCTTCATGAAGGGCTACATTTTCGGCCTCAGCGACTACCACCATGCGACTGTCTTTCAAAACATGTGCGCCTCCACCGTCGGCGCGTGCCTCTCCATCGCTGTCTCTAACCCGATGGACGTTGTTAAAACTCGCGTGCAACGCCAGACAGTGGCGGAGCGCTGCAACGCCGttgcaacggcggcggcgatgctgaaggaggagggcgtcTCGTCCTTCTTCAAGGGCCTCACGCCGAAGGTCATCGCCTCCGCGCCGAAGTTAATCTTCGCCTACACCATGACCGAGTGCTTCTTCAAGCTGATGAACGTCTCCGCGAAACACTGA